A DNA window from Prosthecobacter debontii contains the following coding sequences:
- a CDS encoding sugar transferase — protein sequence MKPNAFHSNLIARRLLQAQTRSGRWFWQISMLLKRGSWLALVHGTRVMKRTLDIVISVIVLLLASPVLLAVALMIKSDGGPVFFRQRRVGYLGREFGMWKFRSMCVDAEAKLAALLAQNEKAGGVTFKMENDPRITRVGRFIRRASLDELPQLFNVLAGEMSIVGPRPPLPREVALYSLDDRRRLLAIPGITGLWQVGEREGGTFEIGDRNAIDFDEQVRLDVRYIEDQTVARDLWIMLKTPPAMLLGK from the coding sequence ATGAAACCCAACGCCTTCCATTCCAATTTGATCGCCCGCCGCCTGCTGCAAGCGCAGACTCGCTCCGGCCGCTGGTTTTGGCAGATCTCCATGCTCCTGAAGCGTGGCTCTTGGCTGGCCCTGGTCCACGGAACTCGGGTGATGAAGCGCACGCTGGACATCGTGATTTCCGTGATCGTTCTGCTGTTAGCGTCGCCTGTGCTTTTGGCGGTGGCTTTGATGATCAAGTCCGACGGAGGTCCGGTTTTTTTCCGCCAGCGTCGCGTGGGCTATCTGGGGCGTGAATTTGGCATGTGGAAGTTCCGCTCCATGTGTGTGGATGCTGAGGCTAAGCTGGCTGCTCTGCTGGCGCAGAATGAAAAAGCCGGTGGGGTGACTTTTAAAATGGAGAACGATCCTCGCATCACCCGCGTAGGACGTTTTATCCGCCGCGCTTCGCTGGATGAGCTGCCCCAGCTTTTCAATGTTCTGGCAGGTGAGATGTCCATCGTGGGGCCACGCCCGCCGCTGCCTCGTGAGGTGGCTCTTTATTCTTTGGATGATCGCCGCCGCCTCTTGGCCATCCCTGGTATCACGGGCCTCTGGCAGGTGGGTGAGCGGGAAGGTGGCACCTTTGAGATCGGTGACCGCAATGCCATCGACTTCGATGAACAGGTCCGCCTGGATGTCCGCTACATCGAGGACCAAACCGTGGCTCGTGATCTGTGGATCATGCTGAAGACGCCCCCAGCCATGCTGCTGGGTAAGTAA
- a CDS encoding sugar transferase, which translates to MQAIVICPEYRPAAGVFHRMAPLVLMPVLGRTLLDHVLTYLAAEGVKDVLLLAADRPELIRDAVGRGAALGLKIEVTATAHELSIEEAQTAHGSQCSGPVRVLVADAIPGKLNFVFWRSHYLQFKSFLDGVADPAVNATLTMRELSPGVWVSTKARLAATVNLTAPAWVGPHVTVRADAKIGPGAILETGAYVDDGVVLENTWVGPHTYVGAGMSLDHSMAWGNGLQDWEKGSFLEVQDGFFLQDIGQRLGSESRAAWWERVLALILLVLGLPGYLWVVVKSLVLRKPVFAERRVMLPPLGCVDGFSRTFRLLQFTATDSLFQRWPELWRVLRGEMALVGNRPLSPEAATALRGEVGQLWLADPAGVFSLADAQGADPEQMPEALAHAAFFSVQRSLFLRLQILVRCLVRLISFQSSFSTPSDHTSLSFS; encoded by the coding sequence ATGCAAGCAATCGTGATCTGTCCTGAATACCGCCCTGCTGCGGGCGTATTCCACCGCATGGCACCTCTGGTGCTGATGCCGGTGCTCGGACGCACGCTGCTGGATCACGTGCTGACTTACCTGGCGGCAGAAGGGGTGAAAGACGTTCTGTTGCTGGCAGCAGACCGGCCTGAGCTGATCCGCGATGCGGTGGGCCGTGGAGCGGCTCTAGGCCTGAAGATCGAGGTCACTGCCACAGCCCACGAACTCTCCATTGAAGAAGCTCAAACCGCCCATGGCAGCCAATGCTCCGGCCCGGTGCGTGTTCTGGTGGCGGATGCGATTCCTGGGAAACTGAATTTTGTTTTCTGGCGCAGCCATTACTTGCAGTTCAAGTCTTTCCTCGATGGGGTGGCTGACCCGGCGGTGAATGCCACGCTCACCATGCGGGAACTGAGCCCCGGGGTCTGGGTGAGCACCAAGGCACGACTCGCAGCGACGGTGAATTTAACTGCGCCCGCTTGGGTAGGGCCTCATGTGACTGTGCGTGCGGATGCGAAGATCGGCCCTGGCGCGATTCTGGAAACCGGAGCTTACGTCGATGACGGCGTGGTGCTGGAAAATACCTGGGTAGGACCTCACACCTATGTGGGGGCTGGAATGAGCCTCGATCACTCGATGGCTTGGGGAAACGGGCTGCAAGACTGGGAGAAGGGCTCGTTTCTGGAGGTGCAGGATGGCTTTTTCCTTCAAGACATCGGTCAGCGTCTTGGCAGCGAGAGTCGTGCGGCCTGGTGGGAGCGTGTCCTGGCTTTGATTCTGCTGGTGTTGGGCCTGCCCGGTTATCTCTGGGTGGTGGTGAAGAGCTTAGTTCTGCGGAAGCCGGTGTTTGCTGAGCGCCGAGTCATGCTGCCACCTCTGGGATGCGTGGATGGCTTCAGCCGCACTTTCCGTCTGCTGCAGTTCACCGCAACGGATTCTCTTTTTCAGCGCTGGCCAGAGCTTTGGCGGGTGTTGCGCGGGGAGATGGCGTTGGTGGGAAATCGCCCGCTGTCTCCTGAGGCGGCGACTGCGCTGCGAGGCGAGGTGGGGCAGCTCTGGCTGGCAGATCCCGCGGGGGTTTTCTCCCTTGCCGATGCACAGGGGGCTGATCCCGAGCAGATGCCCGAGGCACTGGCCCACGCTGCCTTCTTCAGTGTGCAGCGCAGCCTGTTCCTTCGTCTGCAAATCCTGGTTCGCTGCCTCGTCCGCCTGATCTCTTTTCAAAGCTCTTTTTCAACCCCGTCCGATCACACTTCCCTCTCTTTTTCCTAA
- a CDS encoding response regulator, with protein sequence MNASEQTLTLSTPCDLERRAADVWRKTAASLLKPSHIHAELDMSNTRSLDSSGIAALLALREVVSKRGGNVRLVNPAPQVMQLLELTRMHRLFQFGFGVTQPAPESLRPILVVEDEPHIRTVCELSMKPLGRRVLSASNGQDAINIARRENPSVIILDYVMPLMDGRQTLRRLKADEATKHIPVILMSATETLAGSQHDSFEGASLFITKPFSPAALRGEVHRLIQTHLPLAA encoded by the coding sequence ATGAATGCGTCTGAACAAACCCTGACTTTGAGCACTCCCTGCGATCTCGAACGCCGTGCGGCGGATGTGTGGCGCAAGACAGCCGCCAGCTTGTTAAAGCCTTCTCATATCCATGCTGAGCTGGATATGTCCAATACGCGCAGTTTGGATAGCTCAGGGATCGCCGCGCTTCTCGCGTTGCGGGAGGTGGTGAGTAAGCGCGGAGGCAATGTCCGCTTGGTTAATCCGGCTCCGCAGGTCATGCAGCTTCTGGAATTGACCCGCATGCATCGCCTGTTCCAGTTCGGTTTTGGGGTCACGCAGCCTGCACCTGAGTCGCTCCGCCCGATTCTGGTCGTGGAAGATGAGCCTCATATTCGCACGGTCTGTGAGCTGAGCATGAAGCCCTTAGGCCGCCGCGTTCTCAGTGCTTCCAATGGTCAAGACGCCATCAACATCGCCCGCCGGGAAAACCCCTCGGTGATCATTCTCGACTACGTGATGCCGCTCATGGATGGCCGCCAGACCCTGCGCCGTCTGAAAGCGGACGAGGCTACCAAGCACATCCCCGTGATCCTGATGAGCGCCACTGAGACCCTGGCTGGCTCTCAGCACGACAGCTTCGAGGGAGCCTCCCTCTTCATCACCAAACCTTTCAGCCCTGCAGCCCTTCGTGGTGAAGTGCATCGCTTGATCCAAACCCACCTCCCCCTGGCTGCTTAA
- a CDS encoding alkaline phosphatase family protein has translation MKPSLSLFIMVDACGWEIIKNDPFLQEIAPHRHKLESVFGYSSTCVPSIVSGHWPDEHRNWCYFVHSPETSPFKFLSWLKWLPKAVTSRRIFRRWLTKLAKKKLGFKGYFDLYNIPFEHIDRFDFTEKKSPLQPKGMNRGTNIFDTLQEKEVPHFVSDPNQSEEANRDALAAHIEASDIDFAFMYWAGLDGLLHRVGNDSPEVPAKLRVYEEWIHYLYDLASKSYEEVNLYVFSDHGMANCDVHLDLKSVIETLPLTFGKDYAVVYDSTMARFWFFNDEVRQKITAALQTVPQGRIMPEAELKELRVHFEDHQFGELIFLVQEGVLIVPSHMGERPIRAMHGYHPHDAHSYASLLTNRPELTSEVTHIPHIHRLMEDSIEQQSSSYESHVCHRSAFTLAA, from the coding sequence ATGAAACCTTCCTTGTCACTCTTTATCATGGTGGATGCCTGCGGATGGGAGATCATTAAAAACGATCCCTTCCTTCAGGAGATCGCCCCACATCGGCACAAGCTGGAAAGCGTTTTCGGCTACAGCTCTACCTGCGTGCCCAGCATCGTCAGCGGTCATTGGCCCGATGAGCACCGGAACTGGTGCTACTTTGTTCACAGCCCGGAGACTTCCCCCTTCAAGTTTTTAAGCTGGCTGAAATGGCTGCCCAAGGCGGTGACGAGCCGCCGCATCTTTCGCCGCTGGCTGACGAAGCTGGCGAAGAAGAAGTTAGGCTTTAAAGGTTACTTCGATCTTTACAACATCCCGTTCGAACACATCGACCGATTTGATTTCACCGAGAAGAAAAGCCCGCTTCAGCCTAAGGGTATGAATCGCGGCACGAACATCTTCGATACCTTGCAGGAGAAGGAAGTTCCTCATTTCGTCAGCGATCCGAACCAATCCGAGGAAGCGAATCGGGATGCGCTCGCCGCCCACATCGAGGCCAGTGATATCGACTTTGCCTTCATGTATTGGGCAGGCCTGGATGGCCTGCTGCATCGTGTGGGTAATGACTCGCCGGAAGTGCCAGCCAAGCTGCGTGTCTATGAAGAGTGGATTCACTATCTCTATGATCTGGCCAGCAAGAGCTATGAAGAAGTGAATCTCTATGTCTTCAGCGATCACGGCATGGCCAATTGCGATGTGCATTTGGATCTTAAATCTGTGATCGAAACTCTGCCGCTGACGTTCGGGAAAGATTATGCGGTCGTGTATGACAGTACCATGGCTCGTTTTTGGTTCTTCAATGATGAAGTTCGCCAGAAAATCACGGCAGCTCTTCAGACCGTGCCTCAGGGCAGGATCATGCCCGAGGCCGAGTTGAAGGAACTGCGTGTCCACTTTGAGGATCATCAGTTTGGTGAACTCATCTTTCTGGTTCAAGAAGGCGTGCTCATCGTGCCTAGCCATATGGGTGAGCGGCCTATCCGAGCCATGCACGGCTACCATCCACACGATGCCCACAGCTATGCCTCCCTGCTGACCAACCGGCCTGAACTCACCTCCGAAGTCACTCACATCCCCCACATCCACCGTCTGATGGAAGACTCCATCGAACAGCAATCTTCATCCTACGAAAGCCATGTCTGCCATCGCTCTGCCTTCACGCTCGCTGCTTGA
- a CDS encoding FkbM family methyltransferase: MSAIALPSRSLLDSWNHFWTKVRFKFVLPRLRQAKLEGVKLHIADLSPLMKNVILTGRYEFQERRFASMFLSTGDVVLELGGAIGFIGLYCRKIVGVKHVTSVEANPNTLKMLRQNYELNGLEPSVIHAAAAAQDGHLDLNIGGEFWENTLTGTSENTVRVPACSLATLIRRMPVSPTALICDIEGAEQYLDFSQLPESVDKIIMELHPGAIGEEATQAVLQKLTDCGFCESCRDGDVVCWWR, encoded by the coding sequence ATGTCTGCCATCGCTCTGCCTTCACGCTCGCTGCTTGATTCCTGGAATCATTTTTGGACGAAAGTCCGCTTCAAGTTCGTTTTACCACGTCTGCGTCAGGCCAAGTTGGAAGGCGTCAAACTGCATATCGCAGATTTGTCACCTCTGATGAAGAACGTCATTCTGACGGGGCGTTATGAGTTTCAGGAGCGCCGTTTTGCCTCCATGTTTCTTTCGACAGGAGATGTCGTGCTGGAGCTCGGGGGGGCCATTGGCTTCATCGGCCTGTATTGCCGGAAAATCGTCGGGGTGAAGCATGTGACCAGTGTCGAGGCCAATCCGAACACCCTGAAGATGCTCCGTCAGAACTATGAACTCAATGGTCTGGAGCCCTCGGTGATCCATGCTGCCGCGGCGGCTCAGGATGGACATCTGGACCTCAACATTGGTGGTGAGTTTTGGGAAAACACCCTCACAGGAACCTCCGAGAATACGGTGCGCGTGCCCGCCTGTAGCCTGGCGACTTTGATCCGGCGCATGCCAGTGTCCCCGACGGCCCTGATCTGCGATATCGAAGGCGCAGAGCAATACCTGGATTTCTCCCAACTGCCCGAGTCAGTGGATAAGATCATCATGGAACTGCACCCAGGAGCTATCGGTGAAGAGGCGACTCAGGCCGTGCTTCAGAAGCTGACCGACTGTGGTTTCTGTGAGTCCTGCCGGGATGGCGACGTGGTCTGCTGGTGGCGCTGA
- a CDS encoding PQQ-binding-like beta-propeller repeat protein produces the protein MNAQPLLHSLFVFLAGVSSAAAADWPIWRGPAYNGISAEKDWQLGSDPTVLWEAEVGLGFSSFVVSEGKVLTTGHEDEKDTLFCLDAKTGKTLWKHSYSADLGDKYYEGGTSATPTFDGDRAYHLSRWGDLFCFEAATGKVVWEKNVQKETEANVPDWGFAGAPLVQGDLLILNVGKAGMAVEKATGKIVWKSEVDNAGYSTPYPITWQGKTLAVIGTGDAYLAVDVKTGQQVWSHRWNTRYGVNAADPILAGDQLFLSSGYNKGCTLLKLGEGPPKKVWENKVLKNQFNSSILIDGYLYGIDGDQNSRCALKCVRLSDGEEMWAEGSVGFGSLMAADGRLIVLSSKGELIVAKANSEKFDETSRAQILSGKCWSVPVLANGLLYARNSEGHVVCLDLTKK, from the coding sequence ATGAATGCCCAACCCCTCCTCCACAGTCTGTTTGTATTCCTTGCCGGCGTGTCATCGGCGGCCGCTGCGGATTGGCCCATCTGGCGTGGGCCCGCTTATAACGGGATCTCGGCGGAAAAGGACTGGCAGCTCGGGTCTGACCCGACCGTCCTCTGGGAGGCCGAGGTGGGCCTGGGTTTCTCATCCTTCGTCGTCTCGGAGGGGAAAGTCCTGACCACGGGGCATGAAGATGAAAAGGACACCCTGTTCTGCCTGGATGCCAAAACCGGCAAGACCCTGTGGAAGCACAGCTACAGTGCAGACCTAGGAGACAAGTATTATGAAGGCGGCACTTCCGCGACGCCCACCTTTGATGGCGATAGAGCCTATCACCTCAGTCGCTGGGGGGATCTTTTTTGCTTCGAGGCCGCCACGGGCAAGGTCGTGTGGGAGAAAAATGTCCAGAAAGAAACCGAAGCCAATGTGCCGGACTGGGGGTTTGCTGGGGCACCTCTGGTGCAGGGGGATCTGCTCATCCTGAATGTGGGTAAGGCGGGCATGGCTGTCGAAAAAGCCACCGGCAAGATCGTGTGGAAAAGTGAGGTGGATAACGCGGGTTATTCCACGCCCTATCCCATCACCTGGCAGGGCAAGACGCTGGCCGTCATCGGCACCGGAGATGCTTATCTCGCCGTGGACGTAAAGACCGGTCAGCAGGTGTGGTCGCATCGTTGGAACACCCGCTACGGAGTGAATGCGGCAGACCCTATCTTGGCAGGGGATCAGCTTTTTCTTTCCAGCGGTTACAATAAGGGGTGCACCTTGCTTAAGCTCGGCGAAGGCCCGCCGAAAAAAGTGTGGGAGAACAAGGTGCTGAAAAACCAGTTTAACTCCAGTATCCTTATCGACGGTTACCTCTACGGCATCGACGGGGACCAAAACAGCCGTTGTGCGCTGAAGTGCGTGCGCCTGAGCGATGGCGAGGAGATGTGGGCTGAGGGGAGTGTGGGCTTTGGCTCCCTGATGGCTGCGGATGGGCGTCTGATCGTCCTCAGCTCCAAGGGAGAACTCATCGTGGCAAAAGCCAACTCGGAGAAGTTTGATGAAACCAGCCGCGCACAGATCCTCAGTGGCAAGTGCTGGAGCGTGCCTGTGTTAGCCAATGGCCTGCTCTATGCCCGCAATTCCGAAGGACACGTGGTCTGTCTGGATCTGACGAAAAAATAA
- a CDS encoding glycine cleavage system protein H translates to MALPTVRFKHSRFSARFPEAYRYSRSHYWMAPVEGQEGLWRVGFTKFATRMLGELVDCEWPTKEGDPIEPGKNIGWVEGFKAASDVYSVMNGHFAGGNPYLKQDACVVRTDPYEVGWLYAARGEPEADHLDVHGYIEYLSGIIHRMAEEGHGEEGAPED, encoded by the coding sequence ATGGCTCTTCCTACCGTCCGTTTCAAGCATTCACGTTTTTCAGCTCGCTTCCCAGAGGCCTATCGTTACTCACGGTCGCACTACTGGATGGCTCCCGTGGAAGGGCAGGAAGGTCTCTGGCGGGTAGGCTTTACGAAATTTGCCACCCGCATGCTGGGTGAGTTGGTGGACTGCGAGTGGCCCACGAAGGAAGGCGACCCCATCGAACCCGGGAAGAACATCGGTTGGGTCGAAGGTTTCAAAGCCGCCTCTGACGTGTATTCCGTGATGAACGGCCACTTCGCCGGGGGGAATCCCTACCTCAAGCAAGACGCCTGTGTGGTGCGGACGGACCCCTATGAAGTGGGCTGGCTCTATGCAGCACGCGGGGAGCCCGAGGCCGATCATCTGGATGTGCATGGCTACATCGAATACCTCTCCGGCATCATTCACCGCATGGCCGAGGAGGGGCACGGTGAAGAAGGTGCGCCAGAAGACTGA
- a CDS encoding ABC transporter substrate-binding protein — MKALLLLLISVFPLPAAETLHVYTWADYVSPDVVEKFEAKHDCKVVIDTFDSNEAMFAKLKAGASGYDVIYPTSYMIEVMDAEGMLLDLDAAQIPHLKNIDSGVLEKIHDRSMKRSVPYTVGYAIIASRKDKSPSAATWAVFENAALAGRMTLLDDMRETIGAALKSLGYSINTRNEKELAEAQAVLLKWKKNVAKFDNEGYKAGLDSGEFLLVHGYSGDLFQVAQENDKVALMIPQEGVTMSCDEMVIPKTAKQPALAHAWIDFLLDPEIAAENMEWMGYLCPNTEALKKVSPEFLHNPAVTIPDEIKAKCETIQDLGADLAKYTKVWDAVKG, encoded by the coding sequence ATGAAGGCACTGCTCCTGCTTCTGATTTCCGTTTTCCCTCTCCCTGCGGCTGAGACACTGCATGTTTACACGTGGGCGGACTACGTCTCCCCGGATGTTGTCGAGAAATTTGAGGCCAAGCATGACTGTAAGGTGGTCATCGATACCTTCGATTCCAATGAGGCGATGTTTGCCAAGCTGAAGGCCGGAGCCTCAGGCTATGATGTGATTTATCCCACCAGTTACATGATTGAGGTCATGGATGCCGAGGGCATGCTTCTGGATCTGGATGCAGCACAGATACCTCATCTGAAGAATATTGATTCCGGTGTCTTGGAGAAAATCCATGACCGCAGCATGAAGCGCAGTGTTCCCTATACAGTTGGTTATGCCATCATCGCCAGCCGCAAGGACAAGTCTCCCTCTGCAGCCACTTGGGCGGTCTTTGAAAACGCAGCCCTGGCAGGGCGTATGACATTGCTGGATGATATGCGCGAGACTATCGGCGCAGCGCTGAAGAGCCTCGGTTATAGCATCAATACCCGGAATGAAAAGGAACTCGCCGAAGCTCAAGCTGTGCTACTGAAGTGGAAGAAGAATGTGGCTAAGTTTGACAATGAAGGCTACAAGGCCGGCCTGGACTCAGGCGAGTTCCTCCTCGTGCACGGTTACAGCGGAGATCTTTTCCAGGTCGCTCAGGAGAATGACAAAGTGGCCCTGATGATCCCTCAAGAAGGGGTGACCATGAGTTGTGATGAAATGGTGATTCCCAAGACGGCCAAACAACCAGCGTTGGCCCATGCCTGGATCGATTTTCTGCTCGATCCCGAGATCGCCGCAGAGAACATGGAGTGGATGGGGTATCTCTGCCCCAACACCGAAGCCCTGAAAAAAGTCAGTCCCGAATTTCTCCACAATCCTGCCGTCACCATCCCCGACGAGATCAAAGCCAAGTGTGAAACCATTCAGGACCTCGGGGCTGATTTAGCCAAATACACCAAGGTCTGGGATGCCGTGAAAGGCTAG
- a CDS encoding class I SAM-dependent methyltransferase, with protein sequence MVTSPSPSPESRFSSRVENYIRYRPSYPPQVIQLLLSEASLDRSSRVADIGSGTGIFTQMLLAAGCTVFGVEPNADMRAAAERLLGRNPRFISIGAPAQATTLEDHTVDLITAAQAFHWFDTPETRQEFPRILSPQGHIALIWNKRELDTTPFLRAYEQLLLTYGTDYARVRHENIDDARLAQFFPEGYSTHEFANAQIFDFDGLRGRLLSSSYAPEAGHPHYPAMLTALRELFDTHQANGTVTFAYTTRVYLGS encoded by the coding sequence ATGGTCACTAGCCCCTCTCCCAGCCCCGAATCTCGGTTCTCCAGCCGAGTGGAAAATTACATCCGCTACCGCCCCAGCTATCCACCGCAGGTGATTCAACTGCTCCTAAGCGAAGCCTCCCTAGATCGGTCCAGCCGCGTGGCCGACATCGGCTCCGGCACGGGCATCTTCACCCAGATGCTGCTTGCTGCTGGCTGCACCGTCTTCGGTGTGGAGCCCAATGCTGACATGCGAGCTGCTGCCGAGCGATTGCTCGGAAGAAACCCGCGCTTCATCAGCATCGGTGCCCCCGCGCAGGCCACGACTCTGGAGGATCACACTGTGGACCTCATCACCGCCGCCCAAGCCTTTCATTGGTTTGATACCCCAGAGACTCGGCAGGAATTTCCCCGCATCCTCTCCCCTCAAGGACATATCGCCCTTATCTGGAACAAGCGCGAGCTGGACACCACGCCCTTTCTCCGTGCCTATGAGCAACTCCTGCTCACCTACGGCACTGACTACGCCCGTGTCCGGCACGAGAACATCGATGATGCCCGCTTGGCGCAATTTTTCCCGGAGGGGTATTCCACGCACGAGTTTGCCAATGCGCAAATCTTCGATTTCGATGGCCTCCGAGGGCGCTTGCTTTCCTCATCGTATGCGCCGGAGGCTGGGCATCCTCACTATCCGGCCATGTTGACCGCTCTACGAGAGCTCTTTGACACCCATCAGGCGAATGGGACCGTCACCTTCGCTTACACGACCCGTGTGTATCTGGGGAGTTGA
- the fabV gene encoding enoyl-ACP reductase FabV — MIVAPKIRGFICTTAHPEGCAKHVAEQIAVVKSRGLIPNGPKKVLVIGSSTGYGLSSRIAAAFGAGASTMGVFFERAGEEDRTATAGWYNTAAFEKAAQAEGLYARSFNGDAFSDAVKAEVIEAIKADLGQVDCVIYSLASPRRTDPKTGEVYKSVLKPIGETYTNKNLNTTTGVVNEVSIEPAQGDDIPQTVAVMGGEDWEMWMDALQAANVLAPGVQTVSYSYIGPEVTWPIYKNGTIGKAKEDLERVQRALDAKLAPLNGKAWVSVNKALVTQASSAIPVVPLYISLLYKVMKAQGTHEDTIEQMDRLFRDRLYNGNPQPDEAGRIRVDDWEMEAGVQSLVGQRWTEVNTDNLSEYGDFAGYQASFLRLFGFGLEGVDYAADTNPVVAIPSLG, encoded by the coding sequence ATGATCGTAGCACCCAAGATCCGAGGATTCATCTGCACCACTGCCCACCCTGAAGGCTGCGCCAAGCACGTGGCAGAACAAATCGCCGTGGTGAAAAGCCGTGGCCTCATCCCCAATGGCCCAAAGAAGGTCTTGGTCATCGGTTCCTCCACCGGTTACGGCCTCTCCTCTCGTATTGCCGCCGCTTTCGGCGCTGGCGCTTCGACGATGGGCGTGTTCTTTGAGCGTGCTGGTGAGGAAGACCGCACCGCCACAGCAGGCTGGTATAACACCGCTGCTTTTGAAAAAGCCGCTCAGGCGGAGGGGCTGTATGCCCGTTCCTTCAATGGCGATGCTTTCTCCGATGCAGTGAAGGCGGAAGTGATCGAAGCGATCAAGGCTGACCTGGGCCAAGTGGATTGCGTGATCTACAGCTTGGCGTCCCCACGCCGCACCGATCCGAAAACCGGCGAAGTTTATAAATCTGTGCTCAAGCCGATCGGCGAGACCTACACGAACAAAAACCTCAACACCACCACGGGTGTGGTCAACGAGGTGTCCATCGAGCCTGCTCAAGGCGATGACATCCCGCAGACCGTCGCCGTGATGGGTGGGGAGGACTGGGAAATGTGGATGGATGCCCTGCAGGCGGCCAATGTGCTGGCCCCAGGTGTGCAGACGGTCTCCTACTCCTACATCGGGCCTGAAGTGACTTGGCCGATCTATAAGAACGGCACCATTGGCAAGGCTAAGGAAGACCTGGAGCGTGTGCAGCGGGCCCTGGATGCCAAGCTGGCTCCGCTGAATGGCAAAGCCTGGGTGTCTGTGAACAAGGCTCTGGTGACCCAAGCCAGCTCCGCCATCCCTGTGGTGCCCCTTTACATCTCCCTCCTTTACAAGGTGATGAAGGCTCAGGGCACGCACGAGGACACCATTGAGCAGATGGATCGCCTTTTCCGCGACCGCCTCTACAATGGCAATCCGCAGCCCGATGAAGCCGGTCGTATCCGCGTGGATGACTGGGAAATGGAAGCCGGTGTGCAATCCCTGGTGGGCCAGCGCTGGACGGAAGTGAATACCGACAATCTCAGCGAATACGGTGACTTTGCCGGCTATCAAGCCAGCTTCCTGCGCCTCTTCGGCTTCGGTCTGGAAGGCGTTGATTACGCTGCTGATACCAACCCTGTCGTGGCGATCCCTTCCTTGGGTTAA
- a CDS encoding GNAT family acetyltransferase, which produces MSATTIHRFDPTLHREGIIRLWQSVLGYQSAHNEPNLVIDQKLALNDGLFFAATCEGQVIGSIMAGYDGHRGWLYSLAVAPEHRHRRLGTELVLAAEKALIQRGCLKINLQIQEGNESVQAFYASLGYDVEVRVSMGKRIPPAASRHRALADIGGLIEVTPADEIWIKTSDQSTTYLNDLTPFILQVTQWLQDGQLFYGLCGPVVSGPERYQGLLCSLIVRIDGCDWRQESRSAANFKVGPKPAHRNHSFALGHPGGTLIDGYPVIGRYGSTRD; this is translated from the coding sequence ATGAGTGCGACCACCATCCACCGGTTTGATCCCACCCTCCATCGAGAAGGTATCATTCGCCTATGGCAGTCCGTTTTGGGTTATCAGAGCGCCCACAACGAGCCCAATCTCGTCATCGACCAGAAGCTAGCGCTCAACGATGGCTTGTTCTTCGCGGCCACCTGTGAAGGCCAGGTCATTGGCAGCATCATGGCCGGCTACGACGGCCATCGCGGCTGGCTTTATTCGCTCGCGGTCGCTCCTGAGCATCGACATCGTCGTCTCGGCACCGAGCTTGTTCTCGCCGCCGAGAAGGCCTTGATCCAGCGCGGTTGCTTGAAGATCAATCTCCAGATCCAAGAAGGTAACGAAAGCGTCCAAGCGTTCTATGCTAGCCTCGGCTATGACGTCGAAGTGCGTGTGAGTATGGGGAAAAGGATCCCCCCGGCGGCTTCGCGGCACAGAGCCCTAGCTGACATCGGTGGCCTGATTGAAGTCACCCCCGCCGACGAGATTTGGATCAAGACATCCGACCAATCGACCACCTACCTCAACGACCTCACCCCGTTTATTCTCCAGGTCACACAGTGGCTTCAAGACGGACAGCTCTTCTACGGGCTATGCGGTCCTGTCGTCAGTGGCCCCGAGAGGTATCAGGGACTCTTGTGCAGTCTAATCGTTCGGATTGATGGGTGCGACTGGAGACAGGAAAGCCGGAGTGCTGCCAACTTCAAAGTCGGCCCGAAACCTGCCCATCGAAATCATAGTTTTGCTTTGGGCCACCCGGGAGGAACCCTGATCGATGGATATCCCGTGATTGGAAGATACGGCAGTACAAGAGACTAA